From a region of the Prevotella melaninogenica genome:
- a CDS encoding sulfatase family protein, which translates to MNQNITKAILPLAALSCVHGKMLAQDAARPNILYIMCDDHAMQAISAYGSPISKLAPTPNIDRLAQRGMLFRNCFVENSLSTPSRACLMTGLYSHQNGQRQLAEGIDTTKTFVTELMQKAGYETGIVGKWHMMCRPKGFDYYYILDGQGKYYNPNFCTTGNYGKYKQEMGYATTLTTQHAIEFLDHRQKDKPFCLYVHHKAPHRSWFAEPKHIGMYDGVDFPLPKTFWDNYENRGSAAKTQKMNIEKDMELILDFKIPELLDTSDVESMASYAGLMGELGRMTAAQRMAWDKYYMPRNRRFIEAKLSGKDLAVWKYQNYIRDYMSVIASVDESVGQLMDYLKAHDLDKNTVVIYTSDQGFYMGEHGWFDKRFMYEESLHTPLIISYPGHIKEGVENTDMVQNIDFAPTFLAYAGVQQPKEMTGKPLQPLLAGNKPKNWRKDLYYHYYDYPTYHLVRKHDGVRNDRYKLIYFYGKGGMRAVEENKYQKIPGTSEYNCLKYLNATHYFNDDADVSYYELYDLQNDPDELNNIYGKKGTEKVTKQLTKRLNDYRKELKIDEY; encoded by the coding sequence ATGAATCAAAACATTACAAAGGCAATCTTGCCGTTGGCGGCACTGTCGTGTGTCCACGGTAAGATGCTTGCGCAGGATGCGGCACGTCCTAACATCCTTTACATCATGTGTGACGACCACGCTATGCAGGCAATTAGTGCATATGGTAGTCCTATCTCGAAGTTAGCTCCTACACCAAACATCGATCGTTTGGCACAACGAGGAATGCTCTTTCGCAACTGTTTCGTAGAGAACTCATTGTCAACGCCAAGCCGTGCTTGCTTGATGACTGGACTCTACAGCCACCAGAATGGGCAAAGACAGTTGGCTGAGGGTATCGATACAACAAAGACTTTCGTCACAGAGCTGATGCAGAAGGCTGGTTACGAGACTGGAATCGTAGGCAAATGGCACATGATGTGTCGCCCGAAGGGCTTCGATTACTATTATATCCTTGATGGTCAGGGAAAGTACTATAATCCAAATTTCTGCACAACAGGCAACTACGGCAAGTACAAACAGGAGATGGGGTATGCAACAACACTGACCACACAGCATGCGATAGAGTTCCTTGACCATCGACAGAAGGACAAGCCTTTCTGCTTGTATGTGCATCATAAGGCACCACATCGCAGTTGGTTTGCTGAACCAAAGCATATCGGAATGTATGATGGGGTAGACTTCCCATTACCAAAAACCTTCTGGGACAACTACGAGAATCGTGGTTCGGCAGCTAAAACACAGAAGATGAACATTGAAAAGGATATGGAGTTAATCTTAGACTTCAAAATCCCAGAACTTCTCGATACGTCAGACGTAGAGAGCATGGCATCTTATGCAGGTTTGATGGGCGAACTTGGTCGTATGACAGCAGCACAAAGAATGGCTTGGGATAAGTATTATATGCCAAGAAACCGCCGTTTCATCGAGGCGAAACTCTCTGGAAAAGACCTCGCAGTGTGGAAGTATCAGAATTATATTCGTGATTATATGTCTGTCATTGCTTCGGTAGATGAGAGTGTCGGTCAGCTGATGGATTATCTTAAGGCACATGATTTGGATAAGAACACAGTGGTTATCTATACCTCAGATCAAGGTTTCTATATGGGCGAGCATGGATGGTTTGATAAGCGATTTATGTATGAGGAGTCTTTGCACACCCCACTTATCATCAGCTATCCAGGTCATATCAAAGAAGGAGTTGAGAATACTGACATGGTACAGAATATCGACTTTGCACCGACTTTCCTTGCTTATGCCGGTGTACAACAACCAAAGGAGATGACGGGTAAGCCACTGCAGCCGCTGCTCGCTGGTAATAAGCCAAAGAACTGGCGTAAGGATTTATATTATCACTACTACGATTATCCTACTTATCACCTTGTTCGTAAGCACGATGGTGTACGTAATGACCGCTACAAACTTATCTATTTCTATGGTAAAGGTGGTATGCGTGCCGTGGAGGAGAATAAGTATCAGAAGATTCCGGGTACGAGTGAGTATAACTGTCTGAAGTATTTGAATGCAACACACTACTTCAACGACGATGCTGATGTAAGCTATTACGAACTTTACGACCTGCAGAATGACCCTGACGAGTTGAATAATATCTACGGAAAGAAGGGTACGGAGAAAGTTACAAAGCAGCTGACGAAGCGTTTGAACGATTATCGTAAAGAACTGAAAATAGATGAGTATTAA
- a CDS encoding arylsulfatase, whose translation MKPNLTKTLLPIAALACGQVNAMAQKHQQRPNIIYIMCDDMGYGDLGCYGQQYIFTPNIDRMAKEGMRFTQAYAGAPVSAPSRACFMTGQHSGHTEVRGNKEYWAPSKPIYYGKNRDFSVVGQHPYDPEHVILPEIMKDNGYRTGMFGKWAGGYEGSKSTPDKRGVDEFYGYICQFQAHLYYPNFLNEYSRERGDSAVKRVVMQNNIDYPMFGEQYAQRKDYSADLIHQHALNWLKRQNKEKPFFGIFTYTLPHAELTQPNDSLVAFYKKKFFEDKTWGGQEGSRYNAVEHTHAQFAAMITRLDAYVGEILRTLDEQGLAENTLVIFTSDNGPHEEGGADPTFFNRDGKLRGLKRQCYEGGIRIPFIARWKGRVKEGVTNDLPFAFYDLMLTFCDVAGVRNFPKRYINKKKTIDYFDGISIFPTLMSDEKAQKHHLHLYWEFAETNQIGVRMGDWKLIVIRGVPHLYNLATDLHEDKDVAQKHPEIVDQMVKIIYQEHVDNPLFPITMPMERGK comes from the coding sequence ATGAAACCAAACCTAACAAAGACACTTCTGCCCATAGCTGCATTGGCTTGTGGACAAGTTAACGCAATGGCGCAGAAACACCAGCAACGTCCTAACATCATTTATATTATGTGTGATGATATGGGCTATGGCGACCTTGGTTGCTATGGACAGCAGTATATTTTTACACCGAATATTGACCGTATGGCAAAGGAAGGTATGCGTTTTACACAAGCTTATGCGGGTGCACCAGTGAGTGCTCCATCGCGTGCCTGCTTTATGACAGGACAACATTCTGGGCATACGGAAGTACGAGGAAACAAGGAATATTGGGCACCAAGTAAGCCTATCTATTATGGTAAAAACCGCGATTTCAGTGTTGTTGGACAACATCCTTACGACCCAGAGCATGTCATCCTACCTGAAATCATGAAAGACAATGGCTACCGCACGGGGATGTTCGGTAAGTGGGCTGGTGGTTATGAAGGCTCTAAGTCAACTCCAGATAAGCGTGGGGTGGATGAGTTTTATGGTTATATCTGTCAGTTCCAAGCACATCTTTATTATCCAAACTTCCTCAATGAGTATAGCAGAGAGCGTGGAGACAGTGCGGTAAAGCGTGTTGTGATGCAGAACAATATTGACTATCCGATGTTTGGTGAGCAGTATGCACAACGTAAAGACTACTCAGCTGACCTCATACATCAGCACGCTTTGAATTGGTTGAAGCGTCAGAACAAGGAAAAACCATTCTTTGGTATCTTCACTTATACGCTTCCTCACGCAGAGCTAACACAACCTAACGACTCACTCGTAGCTTTCTATAAAAAGAAGTTCTTTGAAGATAAGACTTGGGGAGGGCAGGAAGGATCACGTTATAATGCTGTAGAGCATACCCACGCACAGTTTGCTGCGATGATAACTCGCCTTGATGCGTATGTTGGAGAGATCCTTCGTACCTTAGATGAGCAAGGACTTGCTGAAAACACACTCGTCATCTTCACCAGTGATAACGGTCCTCATGAGGAGGGTGGAGCAGACCCAACCTTCTTCAACCGTGATGGTAAGCTACGAGGACTTAAACGCCAGTGTTACGAGGGAGGAATTCGTATTCCGTTTATTGCCCGCTGGAAGGGACGTGTTAAGGAAGGAGTGACCAACGACTTGCCGTTTGCATTCTACGACCTGATGCTAACTTTCTGTGATGTGGCAGGTGTACGCAACTTCCCAAAACGTTATATCAATAAGAAAAAGACTATCGATTATTTCGATGGAATCTCTATTTTCCCAACCTTGATGAGCGATGAAAAGGCACAAAAACACCACCTACACCTGTATTGGGAGTTTGCTGAGACCAACCAGATAGGTGTACGTATGGGAGATTGGAAGCTCATTGTTATCCGTGGTGTACCACATCTTTACAACCTTGCGACCGACCTTCACGAAGATAAAGACGTCGCACAGAAGCATCCTGAGATTGTCGATCAGATGGTAAAGATTATCTATCAGGAGCATGTTGACAATCCGCTATTCCCAATAACAATGCCGATGGAAAGGGGAAAATAA
- a CDS encoding leucine-rich repeat domain-containing protein, whose product MKRLILMLALSIITLQATWAKLTVTKEADGTVVFTLESSGDINNEFTPVSGEYAKYTPSDLIKDYLTTTKLKVVTKTGVTMSNEDLERICGMDEIENNFPNLNTLDLEFANLTNDGKLVNLKYMDKLKTITFPRTTKEIPQACLNDGSCKIENVIIPDNAERSVDVGIQAFPQSLKTIKLGEVNPNGNSKIEQQAFAGCTDLTSVDFGYGWKEIGTQAFYGCSALKDIVLPEGVEYIRDGAFSGAAIEAIHLPNTLKLIEKNAFVCEKLKTITIPASVEKIEAHAFQNNKALTDVYVLGTKTKAENQAFYEQASASFSYTNPSGTTPLKREFYKKSGSDSPLAMLHYPKDAKNDYLNEHSRTLGGTTKSMLAENGEIWPTVEDGKYTTQDGDYAGWKNFALVGENKKMTHGMTTNV is encoded by the coding sequence ATGAAAAGATTAATCTTAATGTTGGCTCTGTCAATCATTACATTGCAGGCAACATGGGCAAAGCTAACTGTAACCAAAGAAGCTGACGGGACGGTGGTCTTCACGCTCGAATCATCTGGCGACATTAACAATGAGTTCACACCAGTATCAGGAGAATATGCCAAGTACACGCCATCAGATCTAATAAAAGATTATCTGACTACCACGAAGCTGAAAGTTGTAACCAAAACTGGAGTAACTATGAGCAATGAGGACTTAGAGCGTATTTGTGGTATGGACGAGATTGAAAACAACTTCCCCAACTTAAACACACTCGATCTTGAGTTCGCAAACTTAACGAATGATGGCAAACTGGTCAATCTAAAGTATATGGACAAGCTGAAGACTATCACCTTCCCTCGTACAACTAAAGAGATACCACAAGCTTGCCTTAATGATGGTTCATGCAAAATAGAAAATGTAATCATTCCTGACAATGCAGAACGCAGCGTAGATGTAGGCATTCAGGCGTTTCCACAATCCCTAAAGACTATTAAACTTGGTGAAGTTAACCCTAATGGCAACAGCAAAATAGAGCAACAAGCATTTGCAGGTTGTACAGATCTCACATCTGTTGACTTTGGCTATGGTTGGAAAGAAATTGGTACCCAGGCTTTCTATGGTTGCTCAGCCTTAAAGGATATTGTGTTGCCAGAAGGAGTTGAATATATCCGTGATGGTGCATTCTCTGGCGCAGCAATTGAAGCCATCCACCTGCCTAACACGCTGAAGCTAATTGAGAAAAATGCTTTCGTGTGCGAGAAACTGAAGACAATTACAATTCCTGCAAGTGTCGAGAAAATTGAGGCACACGCTTTCCAAAACAACAAAGCACTTACAGATGTATATGTATTAGGCACGAAAACAAAAGCTGAAAACCAAGCTTTTTACGAGCAAGCATCTGCATCATTCAGTTATACGAATCCAAGTGGCACAACACCTTTGAAGCGAGAGTTTTACAAAAAATCTGGGTCTGATAGTCCACTGGCAATGCTGCATTACCCAAAGGATGCTAAAAACGATTATCTAAACGAGCATTCACGCACGCTTGGCGGTACAACTAAAAGTATGCTGGCAGAGAATGGTGAAATTTGGCCTACTGTAGAAGATGGTAAATACACCACACAAGATGGTGACTATGCAGGCTGGAAGAACTTCGCCTTGGTTGGTGAGAACAAAAAGATGACACATGGGATGACGACAAACGTGTAG
- a CDS encoding carbohydrate kinase family protein produces the protein MKQLIVGLGEALWDCLPEGRKLGGAPANFAYHTGQFGHDSLAISAVGNDALGKETLDEFDKKGVKYLMPEVDYQTGTVQVELDSEGIPTYDIKEGVAWDNIPFTPEIEEAAKNCRAVCFGSLAQRSSVSRQTIQKFLETTPKDCLKIFDINLRQNFYTKEVITTSLQHANILKINDEELVTIGRLFGYPGLDIENKCWLLLGKYNLDMLVLTCGVNGSYVFAPNLKSFQETPSVEVADTVGAGDSFTGAFTSAILAGMPLPDAHKLAVDVSAYVCTQNGAMPKLPKKLLDRIK, from the coding sequence ATGAAACAGTTAATCGTTGGCCTCGGAGAGGCATTGTGGGATTGTCTTCCTGAGGGAAGAAAACTCGGTGGCGCACCTGCAAACTTTGCTTATCATACAGGACAGTTTGGGCATGATTCGTTGGCTATTAGTGCTGTCGGAAATGATGCCTTGGGTAAGGAAACACTCGATGAATTCGATAAAAAAGGCGTAAAATACTTGATGCCGGAGGTGGATTATCAGACAGGAACGGTGCAGGTTGAACTCGACAGTGAAGGTATACCTACCTATGACATCAAAGAGGGAGTAGCATGGGATAACATACCGTTTACTCCTGAGATTGAAGAAGCAGCCAAGAACTGTCGTGCGGTATGCTTTGGTTCACTCGCACAGCGTAGTAGTGTAAGCCGCCAGACAATACAGAAATTCCTCGAAACAACGCCAAAGGATTGTCTCAAGATATTTGATATCAATCTTCGTCAGAACTTCTATACAAAGGAGGTTATCACCACTTCGCTCCAGCATGCCAATATCCTCAAGATTAATGATGAGGAACTTGTTACTATCGGTCGTCTTTTCGGTTATCCGGGTCTTGATATAGAGAATAAGTGTTGGTTGCTTTTAGGAAAGTACAATCTTGATATGCTTGTGCTGACTTGTGGTGTCAACGGTTCGTATGTCTTTGCACCAAACCTCAAGTCGTTCCAAGAAACACCATCGGTTGAGGTTGCTGATACCGTAGGTGCAGGTGATTCCTTTACGGGTGCTTTCACTTCAGCCATCCTTGCAGGTATGCCTCTTCCAGATGCTCATAAGTTAGCAGTGGATGTTAGTGCGTATGTCTGCACGCAGAATGGTGCTATGCCAAAACTCCCAAAGAAACTACTGGATAGAATTAAGTAA
- a CDS encoding MFS transporter — protein MSKTNKLALLPVMLCFFAMGFVDLVGIASNYVKNDLQLSDSTANVFPSLVFFWFLIFSVPTGMLMNKIGRKKTVLISLVVTLFSLLLPVFGESYGLMLVSFSLLGIGNALMQTSLNPLVSTVMKGGNLASTLTFGQFVKAIASFMAPYLAIWGAQASIPAFGLGWRVLFPIYLIIGTIATLLLFSTPIEEEPIEGKASSFTECFRLLGKPIVLLSFLGIMCHVGIDVGTNTTAPKILMERLGMSLNDAAFATSLYFIFRTIGCLTGSFFLRVMNNKLFFIISVTMMALSMCGMAVGTSKTVLFVAIALVGYGNSNVFSMVFARALQSVPDKQNEVSGLMIMGLFGGTIFPLLMGFASDGFGQVGAVVVMAVGVLYLFSYIPKMNNK, from the coding sequence ATGTCGAAGACCAACAAACTCGCTCTGTTGCCCGTAATGCTTTGTTTCTTTGCGATGGGATTTGTTGACTTAGTGGGTATTGCCTCCAACTACGTAAAGAACGACTTGCAGCTGTCGGATTCTACAGCGAATGTCTTTCCGTCCCTTGTTTTCTTCTGGTTCCTTATCTTTTCCGTACCAACAGGTATGTTGATGAATAAGATTGGACGCAAAAAAACAGTGCTTATCAGCCTTGTTGTTACCTTATTCTCTCTTCTCTTGCCGGTTTTCGGCGAGTCATACGGCTTAATGCTCGTGTCGTTCTCATTGCTTGGAATAGGCAATGCATTGATGCAAACATCGTTGAATCCGCTGGTTTCAACGGTGATGAAAGGTGGAAATTTAGCTTCAACACTTACTTTCGGACAGTTTGTTAAGGCTATAGCATCCTTTATGGCACCTTATCTTGCTATATGGGGAGCGCAGGCAAGCATTCCAGCCTTTGGTCTCGGATGGCGCGTTCTCTTCCCAATTTATCTGATAATTGGTACAATTGCCACGCTGTTACTCTTCTCAACGCCTATCGAAGAAGAACCAATCGAAGGTAAGGCAAGCTCTTTTACCGAATGTTTTAGGCTATTGGGTAAACCTATCGTTCTGCTGAGTTTCTTGGGTATTATGTGCCACGTAGGTATTGATGTAGGAACAAATACCACGGCGCCAAAGATTCTGATGGAGCGTTTAGGTATGTCATTGAACGATGCAGCCTTTGCAACTTCTCTCTACTTTATCTTCCGTACCATCGGATGTCTGACTGGCTCTTTCTTCCTTCGTGTAATGAATAACAAGCTGTTCTTTATTATTTCGGTTACGATGATGGCGCTTTCAATGTGTGGAATGGCTGTAGGAACGTCAAAGACCGTACTTTTTGTAGCGATTGCTCTTGTAGGTTATGGTAACAGCAACGTTTTCTCAATGGTCTTTGCACGTGCTTTACAGAGTGTTCCCGACAAGCAGAACGAGGTGAGCGGACTGATGATTATGGGACTTTTCGGTGGTACAATCTTCCCGCTCTTGATGGGATTTGCCAGCGATGGATTCGGTCAGGTGGGTGCTGTTGTCGTAATGGCAGTGGGCGTACTCTACCTCTTTTCTTATATTCCAAAGATGAATAATAAATAA
- a CDS encoding DUF4980 domain-containing protein, with amino-acid sequence MNRKINLLAFCLFITTTLMHAQSFLSSNHAIKRVKTTDKYVLLPVEEEEGYAHIRVIKDNQVVKEFNCKLAINKTDYNVPLDISEYGGDVLLDIQFTGDKHSIGLINNFVCWKEIKATNAFDTKNREKFRPIYHHTPAYGWMNDPNGMFYKDGVWHLYYQYNPYGSQWENMTWAHSTSTDLMHWKNQGEAIQPDALGTIFSGNSVVDKENTAGFGKDAVVAFYTYAGAAQTQSIAYSTDNGETFKKYANNPILTSDVPDFRDPNVFWNEEVKQWNLILAAGQQMNIYSSKNLKDWKYESSFGEGYGNHGGVWECPDLLKMGDKWVLICNINPGGPFGGSATQYFVGSFDGHKFTCESKPEMTKWMDYGKDHYATVSFSNAPNGRIIVLPWMSNWQYANQVPTQQFRSANGLPRDLGLYSYNGEDYVSVKPSPEVFAAFEKKPSGRLQSAAYIEVTNIKSNASIVLSNDKGERVTMIYDGKNGTFSMDRTECGVTEFHSDFKAKTVAPTNGIIKSMQIFIDRCCVEAFDTEGKVAMTNLVFPTKPYDKILTKGCKVKVYALKD; translated from the coding sequence ATGAATAGAAAGATTAATTTATTGGCTTTTTGCCTTTTCATAACTACTACGCTTATGCATGCGCAATCATTCTTAAGTTCAAATCACGCAATAAAACGTGTGAAGACAACAGATAAGTATGTTCTTCTTCCAGTAGAGGAGGAAGAAGGTTATGCACATATTCGTGTTATCAAAGATAATCAAGTCGTGAAAGAGTTCAATTGTAAACTTGCTATTAACAAGACTGATTATAATGTTCCACTTGATATCAGTGAGTATGGTGGTGATGTGTTGCTTGATATCCAATTTACAGGAGATAAACATAGCATTGGTTTGATTAATAACTTTGTTTGTTGGAAAGAAATTAAAGCAACTAATGCATTTGATACTAAGAACCGTGAGAAGTTCCGTCCAATCTATCACCATACCCCAGCTTACGGTTGGATGAACGATCCGAATGGTATGTTCTATAAGGATGGTGTATGGCATCTATACTATCAGTATAATCCTTATGGTTCGCAATGGGAGAATATGACATGGGCACATAGCACCTCTACAGACCTCATGCACTGGAAAAATCAAGGAGAAGCTATACAGCCAGATGCACTTGGTACGATTTTCAGCGGTAATAGTGTTGTTGATAAAGAGAATACTGCAGGATTTGGAAAGGATGCTGTTGTTGCTTTTTACACCTATGCAGGAGCTGCGCAAACACAGAGTATTGCATATAGTACGGATAATGGTGAAACCTTTAAGAAGTATGCTAACAACCCAATTCTGACAAGTGATGTACCTGACTTCCGTGATCCTAATGTCTTTTGGAATGAAGAAGTGAAGCAATGGAATCTTATTCTTGCAGCAGGACAGCAGATGAATATATATAGTTCTAAGAACTTGAAAGACTGGAAGTATGAGAGTTCTTTTGGAGAGGGATATGGTAATCATGGAGGTGTTTGGGAATGTCCTGACCTCTTGAAGATGGGTGATAAGTGGGTACTTATCTGTAACATTAATCCTGGAGGTCCCTTTGGAGGTAGCGCAACTCAATACTTTGTTGGTTCATTTGATGGTCATAAATTTACTTGTGAGTCAAAACCTGAGATGACAAAGTGGATGGATTATGGAAAAGATCACTATGCAACCGTATCGTTTAGCAATGCCCCTAATGGTAGAATTATCGTTCTTCCATGGATGAGTAACTGGCAGTATGCTAATCAAGTACCCACCCAGCAGTTCCGTTCTGCCAATGGCTTACCACGCGACTTAGGGCTTTATAGTTACAATGGGGAAGATTATGTCAGTGTAAAACCATCACCTGAAGTATTTGCTGCTTTCGAGAAGAAGCCATCTGGTCGTCTCCAATCTGCTGCTTACATAGAAGTAACCAATATTAAAAGTAATGCTTCTATTGTGTTAAGTAATGACAAGGGAGAACGAGTTACTATGATTTATGATGGAAAGAATGGTACCTTCAGTATGGATCGTACTGAGTGTGGTGTTACAGAGTTCCATAGTGATTTTAAGGCTAAGACGGTTGCACCAACCAATGGGATTATAAAGTCAATGCAAATATTCATTGATCGCTGCTGCGTTGAGGCTTTTGATACTGAAGGTAAAGTGGCAATGACCAACCTCGTTTTTCCAACAAAGCCTTACGACAAAATACTTACTAAAGGTTGCAAAGTGAAGGTTTATGCGTTGAAGGACTAA
- a CDS encoding glycoside hydrolase family 32 protein has product MRTMIFSLALVATLSASLVGCSDEKTMIEEKDWNTTTYFKSTDEMAQTTFYKAAVGYVGDLMPFFDPKTKNFKVMYLQDFRPNQAGTYHPIWAVETTDGANYQSLGELIHCGGINEQDAALGTGSTVYNDTDGLYYTFYTGHRYQTSSTNNGEMVMMATSSDFKTWTKNRVFRLKGDDYGYSKDDFRDPFVFKGDDNKWHMLVSTLKGSKGHLAEFTSDDLKTWSHAGTFMTMMWDRFYECPDVFKMGDWWYLVYSEKHAAIRRVQYFKGKTLSELKACTQNDAGLWPDAHEGFLDSRGFYAGKTASDGQNRYIWGWCPTRPGKDNTAVGAAPNEPEWAGNLVIHRLVQHADGTLTLGEVKGISDKYGKKQEVKVMAKSDNGVENVTDGYKLSGDSYLLFNRLGYHNKITFTITTSNNWDKFGVSFVRGTDSEKYYSMIVNPENEQTRKINFEEEGSAGRGFINGIDGYNFARPTDNVYHVTIYTDNSIAVMYINDVCCYTNRIYEIQKNCWSINNYGGNITISNLSVSQY; this is encoded by the coding sequence ATGAGAACTATGATATTTTCTCTCGCTCTCGTCGCAACATTATCAGCCTCATTAGTGGGCTGTAGCGACGAAAAGACCATGATTGAGGAAAAAGATTGGAATACAACAACCTATTTCAAGTCCACCGATGAAATGGCACAAACCACTTTCTATAAGGCAGCTGTTGGTTACGTTGGAGACTTAATGCCTTTCTTTGATCCTAAAACAAAGAACTTTAAGGTGATGTATCTACAGGATTTTCGTCCTAATCAGGCTGGTACTTACCATCCTATTTGGGCTGTTGAAACAACTGATGGAGCCAACTATCAGTCACTTGGAGAACTGATTCATTGTGGTGGTATCAATGAGCAGGATGCGGCACTGGGTACTGGTTCAACGGTTTATAATGATACTGATGGATTGTATTACACCTTTTATACAGGTCATAGATATCAAACATCTTCTACCAATAATGGTGAGATGGTGATGATGGCAACATCATCCGATTTCAAAACATGGACTAAGAATCGTGTTTTCCGCTTGAAAGGTGATGATTACGGATATAGTAAAGATGATTTCCGTGATCCCTTTGTCTTCAAAGGTGACGATAATAAATGGCACATGCTTGTTTCTACTCTGAAGGGAAGTAAAGGTCATTTGGCTGAGTTCACATCCGATGATCTCAAGACATGGAGCCATGCTGGAACGTTCATGACCATGATGTGGGATCGATTCTATGAGTGTCCAGATGTGTTTAAAATGGGAGACTGGTGGTATCTTGTTTATAGTGAAAAGCATGCTGCTATCCGTCGTGTGCAGTATTTCAAAGGCAAGACTCTTAGTGAATTGAAGGCTTGTACACAGAATGATGCTGGTTTATGGCCTGATGCACATGAAGGATTCTTAGATAGTCGTGGTTTCTATGCGGGTAAAACAGCAAGTGATGGTCAGAATCGCTATATCTGGGGCTGGTGTCCAACACGTCCGGGTAAGGATAACACTGCCGTTGGTGCTGCTCCTAATGAACCCGAATGGGCTGGTAATCTTGTTATCCATCGTCTCGTACAACACGCAGATGGTACTCTTACTTTAGGAGAGGTAAAAGGGATTAGCGATAAATACGGCAAAAAACAAGAAGTAAAGGTTATGGCAAAGAGTGATAATGGTGTTGAGAATGTAACTGATGGCTATAAGCTTTCAGGTGATTCTTACCTACTTTTCAATCGCCTTGGCTATCACAATAAAATTACCTTCACTATAACAACTTCTAATAACTGGGATAAGTTTGGTGTCTCATTCGTACGTGGCACTGACTCAGAGAAGTATTATTCTATGATTGTAAATCCCGAGAATGAACAGACACGTAAGATTAACTTTGAAGAAGAAGGTTCTGCGGGTCGTGGTTTCATAAATGGTATTGATGGCTACAACTTCGCTCGACCAACAGACAACGTCTATCATGTCACTATCTATACGGACAATAGTATAGCCGTAATGTATATTAATGATGTCTGTTGCTATACCAATCGTATTTACGAAATACAGAAGAACTGTTGGAGTATTAATAACTATGGAGGTAACATTACCATTAGTAATCTCTCTGTAAGTCAGTATTAA